The genomic window CAAGGCTGAAGGCGGCAAAAAACAACCGTATCTACCAAACCCCCTATCTTCCCTACGGCTGGTTCGACCGCCCGGCAAGCATCAACCGGCTGCTCGGCATCCCCTGGCTTGCAAATCAGCTCTACCCTGAAGTGTACGGCATCGATATCGAGGAGATCGTGCGGGAGTACTTCAAGACATTTTATCACTATGATCTTTCAAGCACTCAAGCCAGCGACCTGCTGAAAATCACCGAAATCAACAGCAGGTGAACGGATTACTTTAGGAAACCTCTATTCGCTGTACTTCCGGATAAGCCTGGAACCGATGGAGAAAAAAACAACGGCATAACAGACGAGTACGGAGAGGGAAACGACGCCTTCGTTGTCCAAGGCAGTCTTGCGGATGAGGATATTGGTATGGGTAAGCGGCAGCATGGCCACTACGGTTCCGAGCATCGCGGGCAGACGGTCGACGGGAATGAACGTACCGCAGAAAAACGCCATCGGCAGAATGAAAAAATTGTTGTACGTCGAGGTATCCTCATGCGATTTGGCCAGCATCCCCGTAATCACGCCGAGAGAGGCAAAAAGAAAACAGTTTAAGAGAAGGGCCACAAGGAAAAAAAGCGTCGTCACAAACATACCGGTAAAAAGAAAGCCCGTGCAGATGATCAGGAGAGAGGCGAACAATCCCTTGACCATCCCAGCAAAGACCTCCCCGAGCATTATCGCCGAAGGAGAAACCGGCGCCAGAACGAAAACCTGAAAGGTCTTGAAATAATGCCTGTTGAGCGTCAGGGCACTCGAAACCCAGGAATAGGAGTTGTTCATGGAACTCATGGCTACAAGCCCGGGCAACAGGTAAGCGACGTAACTCATACCCCCGACATCGATATTTCTCCCCAGGCCAAGCCCGAACGTCACGAGATAGATCATAGGCACGACCATCGCGGAAAAAAGATAACCGACGCGAAACAGTTTTCTGCGGAACAACAGCATTTCACGAAGAAACACTGGGTACCAGCTCATGGTGTTCATTATATCCTCGCTCCCGTCAACTTGACAAAAACATCCTCGAGACTCGACCGGCGTATGGTCAAACGGCCCTGAAGGCCGGAAGCGACACTGTCGGCTTCCCGACGGTCGCAACACATAAACTGCTCAAGTCTCCCGTCTTCGGTTATGGTATCGACAACATATTCTCCGACAAGCTTTTTCAAGCCTTTAACCGTATCGAAAGCAACCATTTTCCCTTTCGACATGATACCGACCATGTCACACAGTGCTTCGGCTTCCTCGATGTAATGCGTCGTCATGACAACGGTGCGCCCGTCCATACCGATTTTTCGGATGACATTCCAGAAATGACGCCTTATCTGCGGATCGAGACCGATCGTGGGTTCATCGAGAAACAACACTTCCGGATCGGTCAGGAGTGCCCTTGCAAGAAGCAATCTGCGCTTCATGCCCCCGGAAAAATCCTGAACAACTCTCTCCCTGCTTTCATCGAGCTCAACAACCGAGAGCACTTCAGAAATTTTCTTCCGTAGTCCGGCCACACGATGCAGAAGCCCGTAAATCAACAGATTTTCATACGCACTGAGCTCCCTGTCAAGATTGTTTTCCTGAGGTACGACGCCGATTCGCTCCTTGATCGAAGCAGGATCGCGTGTCACGTCGAATCCCGCGACGGAGCAGGCTCCGCCGGATGGATCGCTCAGCGTGGTCATCACCCGGATCGTCGTTGTTTTCCCAGCCCCGTTCGGTCCCAGGAGCCCGAAAACCGTACCCGGCCGAATCCGGAACGAGAGACCGTCGACGGCGATGATCGAGCGTCCTTTCTCTCCGTAAGATTTCCTGAGTTCCGAAACTTCTATCATGCTCTGTTTCTCCTGTGTTCAAGTGCAGAAAGTTCAGCGCAGAACATCCGACTCCGAACAGGAAAGGCAGGCACAGCCGGAATCGAACGCGGTAGGCCTGATGGCTGGACAACGAAAACAAAGGCATCACATGCCCTGAAAAAATATCTGTCTATCATTGGATATCTGTAGTAACATCAAACATGAAAATTTCGAAACATTTTCAATCCCTGGCGTTTTCCGGTGACGATCCGGTAACATGCGCCTGATCGAGCAGAAACCCCGGGAAGTCGGGTGTCTCTCCCCAGTAGAGATGTACATAGGATGCAAAGGTGTTCCTTACTCTGAAAACAGCGGTATCGACAACCCTGCCACGTGCGGTCTTTATTTCAGCCACATTGTCGAGATGCCCGATTCCGCCAAGACTTGAATAGTGAAACTCATGCCCTTTGAGCTCCCTCGCATATCCTGCTGCGGAAAGATCGACTTTTCTGTACCCGAGATGTAAACGCGCATCCCGCATGGTGGTCTCGAGATCAAGAGCACCGCACATTTCATGGTTCACTCCGTCTCTCCCGGTTATCGAGTTCCCGAGATACATCATTCCACCGCATTCGGCATATGTCACGCCTCCCCGGAGAGCGAACGCTTTCACCTGCTTTCGCATCCCGGCGTTTTCAGCAAGCCTTTTCGCATAGAGCTCCGGATACCCCCCGGACAGATAGAGCATATCGGCATGGGGCAGTATCGCGTCATCGAGCGGGCTGAAAAACTCGAGTTTTCCATATTGACCGAGAATATCGAGATTTTCGGCATAGACAAAATTAAAAGCTGCATCACGTGCCACAGCGATGACGGCATTGCCACGACCGATGCAGGAAGAGCGCGGAAAAGGCCGGGGAATTTCTACGCTGCAAAGTTGCACTATCTTTTCCACGTCAACTGTTTTACTCACATGATCAGCCATAGCGGCAATAGCCGATTCCTGATCCACGTCC from Prosthecochloris marina includes these protein-coding regions:
- a CDS encoding ABC transporter permease, coding for MSWYPVFLREMLLFRRKLFRVGYLFSAMVVPMIYLVTFGLGLGRNIDVGGMSYVAYLLPGLVAMSSMNNSYSWVSSALTLNRHYFKTFQVFVLAPVSPSAIMLGEVFAGMVKGLFASLLIICTGFLFTGMFVTTLFFLVALLLNCFLFASLGVITGMLAKSHEDTSTYNNFFILPMAFFCGTFIPVDRLPAMLGTVVAMLPLTHTNILIRKTALDNEGVVSLSVLVCYAVVFFSIGSRLIRKYSE
- a CDS encoding ABC transporter ATP-binding protein; translated protein: MIEVSELRKSYGEKGRSIIAVDGLSFRIRPGTVFGLLGPNGAGKTTTIRVMTTLSDPSGGACSVAGFDVTRDPASIKERIGVVPQENNLDRELSAYENLLIYGLLHRVAGLRKKISEVLSVVELDESRERVVQDFSGGMKRRLLLARALLTDPEVLFLDEPTIGLDPQIRRHFWNVIRKIGMDGRTVVMTTHYIEEAEALCDMVGIMSKGKMVAFDTVKGLKKLVGEYVVDTITEDGRLEQFMCCDRREADSVASGLQGRLTIRRSSLEDVFVKLTGARI
- a CDS encoding cobyrinate a,c-diamide synthase; translation: MIKPAFLLGAPSSNTGKTTLTLALLRILARKGVDVQPFKCGPDYLDTYLHTLASRFDGRGRQGRNLDIFMASEDHVKGVFLQHCAEADAAVVEGVMGLFDGSVKSEGSSAAIAGMLGIPVVLIVDAKGVAYSVAPLLYGFKHFDPSLRLAGVIFNRVNRLSHYEFLKEACHDVGVEPLGYVPRDETMAVSDRYLGLNIAPDVDQESAIAAMADHVSKTVDVEKIVQLCSVEIPRPFPRSSCIGRGNAVIAVARDAAFNFVYAENLDILGQYGKLEFFSPLDDAILPHADMLYLSGGYPELYAKRLAENAGMRKQVKAFALRGGVTYAECGGMMYLGNSITGRDGVNHEMCGALDLETTMRDARLHLGYRKVDLSAAGYARELKGHEFHYSSLGGIGHLDNVAEIKTARGRVVDTAVFRVRNTFASYVHLYWGETPDFPGFLLDQAHVTGSSPENARD